The following proteins are encoded in a genomic region of Nicotiana sylvestris chromosome 4, ASM39365v2, whole genome shotgun sequence:
- the LOC104213721 gene encoding CASP-like protein PIMP1 has protein sequence MAPPPTTTVPPFVGLIVRVLTFICLLISLILIATNTDTIPTNIGDVKIKFSDFYAYRYLIATVVIGMAYTLLQAAFSIFLVTTGNRLGGEGFCLFDFYGDKFISYFLATGAAASFGMTQDLKQLQNGDDTLNKFLGIADAAASLCLLGFILAVVSSVFSSYALPKRA, from the exons ATGGCACCACCACCAACCACCACTGTTCCTCCATTCGTCGGCCTCATCGTTAGGGTTCTTACGTTCATTTGCCTGTTGATTTCACTCATCTTGATTGCCACCAATACTGATACTATCCCTACCAATATTGGTGATGTCAAAATCAAGTTTAGTGACTTTTATGCTTACAG ATACCTGATTGCTACTGTGGTAATTGGAATGGCATATACTCTTCTCCAAGCTGCTTTCTCAATATTCCTTGTGACCACAGGAAATCGCCTTGGTGGTGAAGGTTTCTGTCTATTTGACTTCTATGGTGACAAG TTTATCTCCTACTTCCTAGCAACAGGAGCAGCAGCAAGTTTTGGGATGACACAAGATTTGAAGCAACTTCAAAACGGCGACGACACACTGAATAAATTTCTGGGCATTGCAGATGCTGCGGCCAGCCTTTGTCTTTTGGGATTCATTTTAGCTGTTGTTTCCTCAGTTTTCTCATCTTATGCTCTTCCCAAAAGAGCttga